The proteins below come from a single Arthrobacter sp. B1I2 genomic window:
- the ligA gene encoding NAD-dependent DNA ligase LigA, giving the protein MSTGPGPAEQTATRTAAPHEPEAIPTEALREEYENLADLVRKYRFAYYQEDEPLVSDAEFDTLFRRLEEIEALHPELVANDSPTQEVGGEVSAAFAPVEHLQRMYSLEDVFSLEELEAWLNRAEAGIEKIRDGGSKAAWLTELKIDGLAVNLLYRDGRLVRAATRGDGTTGEDITHNLLTIKEIPQELHGSGFPAEMEVRGEVFIPSKAFAAFNEALIEAGKAPLANPRNAAAGSLRQKDPAETAKRPLKMFVHGIGAREGLGAGSQSETYGLLKEWGLPVSPYFEVLETREDVLGFIKRYGDQRHKLLHEIDGIVIKVDDFATQRALGNTTRVPRWAVAYKYPPEEVHTKLLDIQVNVGRTGRVTPFGVMEPVKVAGSTVEMATLHNQDVVRAKGVKIGDIVILRKAGDVIPEIVGPVLSLRDQQDPPVRDFVMPTECPSCGTPLAPAKEGDVDVRCPNARSCPSQLRERVFHVAGRGAFDIEALGWEAAIALTQPAEPEVPPLTSEAGLFNLTAEDLADVRIRREKKSKGVPTGEYELVPYFFSKGTAKSPSKPTATTQKLFKELEKAKTQPLWRVLVALSIRHVGPRASRALAQAFGSMDRIRAASEEELAHVDGVGPTIAAALKEWFAEDWHLEIIDRWAAAGVRMEDEQDESMPRTLEGLTVVVTGSLPNFSRDEAKEAILLRGGKASGSVSKNTSYVVAGESAGSKLDKAEQLGIRVLDEDGFRQLLDGGPAALGDAAVLEDAAPLEDAASLREAAGSGTDEDGNEEAAVPAAVEENA; this is encoded by the coding sequence GTGAGCACAGGACCAGGACCCGCAGAACAGACCGCCACCCGGACCGCGGCACCGCACGAGCCCGAAGCGATCCCCACCGAGGCCCTCCGCGAGGAATACGAGAACCTTGCGGACCTGGTGCGGAAGTACCGGTTCGCGTATTACCAGGAGGACGAACCCCTGGTATCGGACGCCGAGTTCGACACACTTTTTCGCCGCCTGGAGGAGATCGAGGCGCTGCACCCCGAGCTGGTGGCCAACGATTCACCAACCCAGGAAGTGGGCGGCGAGGTGTCCGCCGCGTTCGCACCCGTGGAACACCTGCAGCGGATGTACAGCCTGGAGGACGTCTTTTCGCTGGAGGAGCTCGAGGCGTGGCTTAACCGGGCCGAGGCCGGCATCGAGAAAATCCGTGACGGTGGTTCCAAGGCGGCCTGGCTGACTGAACTCAAGATCGACGGCCTGGCGGTCAACCTCTTGTACCGCGACGGCAGGCTGGTCCGCGCTGCCACCCGAGGCGACGGAACCACCGGCGAGGACATCACCCACAACCTGCTCACCATCAAGGAAATCCCGCAGGAACTGCACGGCAGCGGCTTCCCGGCCGAAATGGAGGTGCGCGGCGAGGTCTTCATCCCGTCCAAAGCCTTCGCCGCGTTCAATGAGGCGCTGATCGAAGCCGGCAAGGCGCCGCTTGCCAATCCCCGTAACGCTGCCGCCGGCTCGTTGCGCCAGAAGGACCCTGCCGAGACGGCCAAGCGGCCGCTGAAGATGTTCGTCCACGGCATCGGCGCCCGCGAAGGGCTTGGGGCCGGCAGCCAGTCCGAAACGTACGGGCTGCTCAAGGAGTGGGGCCTGCCGGTCAGCCCGTACTTCGAGGTGCTGGAGACCCGGGAGGACGTGCTGGGCTTCATCAAACGGTATGGCGACCAGCGCCACAAGCTGCTCCACGAAATCGACGGCATCGTGATCAAGGTGGATGACTTTGCCACCCAGCGTGCCCTGGGCAACACCACCCGCGTTCCCCGCTGGGCCGTGGCCTACAAGTACCCGCCGGAGGAAGTGCACACCAAGCTGCTGGACATCCAGGTCAACGTGGGCCGCACCGGCCGCGTGACCCCCTTCGGCGTCATGGAACCGGTCAAAGTGGCTGGCTCCACCGTGGAGATGGCCACCCTGCACAACCAGGACGTGGTCAGGGCCAAGGGCGTCAAAATCGGCGACATCGTGATCCTGCGGAAGGCGGGCGACGTCATTCCCGAAATCGTGGGCCCTGTCCTGTCCCTCCGGGACCAGCAGGACCCGCCGGTGCGGGACTTCGTGATGCCCACCGAGTGCCCCTCCTGCGGCACTCCGCTGGCGCCGGCCAAGGAGGGGGACGTGGATGTCCGCTGCCCCAATGCCAGATCCTGCCCGTCGCAGCTCCGAGAGCGGGTGTTCCATGTGGCGGGCCGGGGTGCCTTCGACATCGAGGCCCTGGGCTGGGAGGCGGCCATCGCGTTGACCCAGCCGGCCGAACCCGAAGTTCCCCCGCTGACCTCTGAAGCCGGGCTGTTCAACCTCACTGCGGAGGACCTGGCCGATGTCCGGATCCGCCGCGAGAAAAAATCCAAGGGCGTCCCCACGGGCGAGTACGAGCTGGTGCCGTACTTCTTCAGCAAGGGCACGGCCAAGTCGCCGTCCAAGCCCACGGCCACCACGCAGAAACTGTTCAAGGAACTCGAAAAAGCCAAGACCCAGCCCCTGTGGCGGGTGCTGGTTGCCCTCTCCATCCGGCACGTCGGCCCGCGCGCATCACGCGCCCTGGCGCAGGCGTTCGGTTCCATGGACCGCATCCGGGCAGCTTCCGAGGAAGAACTGGCCCACGTGGACGGGGTGGGTCCCACCATCGCCGCCGCACTGAAGGAATGGTTCGCGGAGGACTGGCACCTCGAAATCATCGACCGCTGGGCCGCCGCCGGGGTGCGCATGGAGGACGAACAGGACGAGTCCATGCCGCGCACGCTCGAAGGGCTGACCGTGGTGGTCACGGGTTCCCTGCCCAACTTCAGCCGTGACGAGGCCAAGGAGGCCATCCTGCTCCGCGGCGGCAAGGCATCCGGGTCCGTGTCCAAAAACACCAGCTACGTGGTGGCGGGCGAAAGCGCCGGCAGCAAGCTGGACAAGGCAGAGCAGCTGGGGATCCGCGTGCTGGACGAGGACGGGTTCCGGCAATTGCTCGACGGCGGCCCGGCAGCCCTGGGGGATGCGGCAGTCCTGGAGGATGCGGCGCCCCTGGAGGATGCGGCGTCCTTGAGGGAGGCGGCAGGGTCCGGGACGGACGAGGACGGTAACGAGGAAGCGGCTGTACCCGCCGCAGTGGAGGAGAACGCATGA